A single Thermaerobacter sp. FW80 DNA region contains:
- the dapA gene encoding 4-hydroxy-tetrahydrodipicolinate synthase: MPDYGSVITAMVTPFDDDGRLDAARAGELARRLVEAGSDGIVVAGTTGESPTLTDDERAALLAAVLDAVGDRVFVWMGAGTNDTAASIRLTRAAEAQGAHGVMLVTPYYNKPPQAGLLAHFRAVAEATTLPVMIYNVPGRTACNLEPATLARLVEQAPNVVAVKEASGDLDQVGEVRRLLPRPFRVYAGDDSLLLPVLAVGGDGVVSVASHLVAGELRRLVDAFRAGRVEEAAQIHLRLLPLFKALFWTANPIPVKTALRWVGFDAGGFRPPLVAMPEEMAQRLRALLAELELVSA, translated from the coding sequence ATGCCCGACTACGGCTCGGTGATCACCGCCATGGTGACGCCCTTCGACGACGACGGTCGCCTGGATGCCGCGCGGGCGGGGGAGCTGGCGCGACGGCTGGTGGAGGCGGGCTCGGACGGCATCGTCGTGGCGGGCACCACCGGGGAGTCGCCGACCTTGACCGACGACGAGCGGGCGGCCCTGCTGGCGGCGGTGCTGGATGCGGTGGGGGACCGGGTGTTCGTCTGGATGGGGGCGGGCACCAACGACACGGCCGCGTCGATCCGCCTGACCCGCGCGGCGGAGGCCCAGGGCGCCCACGGGGTGATGCTGGTCACGCCGTACTACAACAAGCCGCCCCAGGCGGGCCTGCTGGCCCACTTCCGGGCGGTGGCGGAGGCGACCACCCTGCCGGTGATGATCTACAACGTGCCGGGCCGGACGGCGTGCAACCTCGAACCCGCCACCCTGGCCCGGCTGGTGGAGCAGGCGCCCAACGTGGTGGCCGTCAAGGAGGCCAGCGGCGACCTGGATCAGGTGGGCGAGGTGCGCAGGCTGCTGCCCCGTCCCTTCCGGGTCTACGCGGGCGATGACAGCCTGCTGCTCCCGGTGCTGGCCGTGGGCGGCGATGGCGTGGTCAGCGTCGCCTCCCACCTGGTGGCGGGGGAGCTGCGCCGCCTGGTGGACGCCTTCCGGGCCGGCCGGGTCGAGGAGGCGGCGCAGATCCACCTGCGGCTGCTGCCGCTGTTCAAGGCGCTCTTCTGGACGGCCAACCCGATCCCCGTGAAGACCGCCCTGCGGTGGGTGGGCTTCGACGCCGGCGGCTTCCGGCCGCCCCTGGTGGCGATGCCGGAGGAGATGGCCCAGCGGCTGCGGGCCCTGCTGGCCGAGCTGGAGCTGGTGTCCGCCTGA
- the dapG gene encoding aspartate kinase gives MRIVVQKFGGTSLRGSRERAAAARHVIAAVQDGMHPVVVVSAMGRRGDPYATDTLVDLARAVHPRIPAREQDLLMACGEIIAAVVFAQELRARGVQAVALTGGQAGIVTDAQFGDARILRVDPAPLRRQLERGQVPVVAGFQGVTEDGRDITTLGRGGSDTTAAALGVALRAEVVEIYTDVDGVKTADPRLVPEARTLSTATYDEIVQMAHEGARVVHPRAVELAMRGNVPLRIRNTFTDDPGTLVTRHWEVDQVWPDLRQPRAVTGITHIPGLTQITLDTAADDDQSLNVRLFRALADRGISVDMINVSPRRKAFVVRDDRADEAREALEALGLKPELRRGCAKVTVVGAGMHGVPGVMARVVEALKAAGVSILLTVDSHMTISCLVDGDDLGRAVRALHQHFGLGQLAPVLDGPERAPRDAGVGAPAGATEGSARLAGTNRPGAP, from the coding sequence GTGCGCATCGTCGTGCAGAAGTTCGGCGGCACCTCGCTGCGCGGGAGCCGGGAGCGAGCGGCGGCCGCGCGCCACGTGATCGCCGCCGTCCAGGACGGGATGCACCCGGTGGTGGTGGTCTCGGCCATGGGGCGGCGGGGGGACCCGTACGCCACGGACACCCTGGTGGACCTGGCGCGGGCCGTGCACCCGCGGATCCCGGCCCGCGAGCAGGACCTGTTGATGGCCTGCGGGGAGATCATCGCGGCGGTGGTCTTCGCCCAGGAGCTGCGCGCCCGGGGGGTCCAGGCGGTCGCGCTGACCGGGGGCCAGGCCGGGATCGTCACCGATGCCCAGTTCGGCGATGCCCGCATCCTGCGGGTCGATCCCGCGCCCCTGCGGCGGCAGCTGGAGCGCGGCCAGGTGCCGGTGGTGGCGGGGTTCCAGGGGGTGACGGAAGACGGCCGCGACATCACCACCCTGGGCCGCGGCGGCAGCGACACCACCGCCGCGGCGCTGGGCGTCGCCCTGCGGGCCGAGGTGGTGGAGATCTACACCGACGTGGACGGCGTCAAGACCGCCGACCCCCGCCTGGTGCCCGAGGCGCGCACCCTGAGCACCGCCACCTACGACGAGATCGTCCAGATGGCCCACGAGGGCGCCCGGGTCGTCCACCCGCGGGCCGTGGAGCTGGCGATGCGGGGCAACGTGCCCTTGCGGATCCGCAACACCTTCACCGACGACCCGGGCACGCTGGTCACGCGGCACTGGGAGGTGGACCAGGTCTGGCCCGACCTGCGCCAGCCGCGAGCCGTCACCGGCATCACCCACATCCCCGGCCTGACCCAGATCACCCTCGATACGGCGGCGGACGACGACCAGTCCCTCAACGTGCGGCTGTTCCGCGCCCTGGCGGACCGCGGCATCAGCGTCGACATGATCAACGTCTCCCCCCGGCGGAAGGCGTTCGTGGTCCGGGACGACCGCGCCGACGAGGCGCGGGAGGCGCTGGAGGCCCTGGGCTTGAAGCCGGAGCTGCGCCGCGGTTGCGCCAAGGTGACGGTGGTGGGGGCCGGCATGCACGGCGTCCCGGGCGTCATGGCGCGGGTGGTGGAGGCCCTCAAGGCGGCGGGGGTGTCGATCCTGCTGACGGTGGACTCCCACATGACCATCTCCTGCCTGGTGGACGGGGACGACCTGGGCCGCGCCGTGCGGGCCCTGCACCAGCACTTCGGCCTCGGCCAGCTGGCGCCGGTGCTCGACGGGCCCGAGCGGGCGCCCCGGGATGCCGGGGTCGGCGCACCGGCGGGCGCGACCGAGGGCTCGGCCCGCCTGGCGGGGACGAACCGGCCCGGCGCCCCGTGA